The genomic region ATTTTGTGAATGCTCGGATAACGGCTCCGCAAATTTCCGCCTCGTCGAGCGCTTTGTTTTTGCCGTAAGCAGCAGCAAGAATGCCGTTCATGTTCTGCAAATATCCCTGCGTGTCAGTGTCATGCAGGATTTGGTTGAAGACTTCCCGCCACGGCCTTTTGTCTACTTCCCGTATGTCGCGGCCGATGAAGGTCCAGCTCATATAAAACTGGCCGTCTATTTCAAAGCTTTCGAAACGACAGTCTGTCTGAAAGGTTTCGCTGCTGACTTCGGCGTTTCGTTCTGGCGGGTACGGCGCCGTTTGGGATCTTCGCGTGCTGAGAACTCTGGATGTGCTGTCCACTTGTACGCAAATCACGGGCTGCGGGAGCGGGCGTAATATTTTATTGAATGTTGCTTCTTTGGATGCCCCAGCCTGGGTAAGGACCGAGCGGAAATAGTGCTCCACACTGGGTGCGGCTTTGTAGGCTTCAAGCAACCAGTCAGATGGCATCAACAGCTCTGCGGCAAAGCGATTGGCTTCGGTCTCCATTTGGCTGTAGGCAGCATCCACTTCCCGGTTCTCCAGGTGGGAGACGATTGTGCCTGTGTGCCATGGGATAACTACGTGCCCGATTTCATGGGCCAGCGTAAATTTTCGACGGGTAGCAGGTGCGCTTGAGTTGATCAGGATGCGGGGCTTGGTTGCAGCACCAATACCAATGGTGATTCCGTCCACGCCGAACGGCAGTTCAAGGTATTCAAGCTCTCCATAGGCAGAGGCTAGCTGTTCTAGATCGTAAGGCGGTGTCAGCTTGCGGATGGCCAGGACGCGACTGGCCATTTTTTCTTCTGGGGTCACTAGATCTTGCCCACGCTGCGTAGCCAGGCTTCGACTTTGGTCGCTTCAGCGACCGATCGTGCGCGTGCAGCAATCGCAAATTTGTCTTGATCGAGTTGGTCCTTAAGAGAGGTGCCGTACTTGTGGGCAGTCAATACAAAAGGTAAGACAGACGGGGTGGTTGACCACAGTTGGTACTCTTCCCACTTCATGCCCAGGTATTCATGCAGTTGCATGTCGGCACCTTGACGGCCCTCGTGCCAGTCCTCGACGAATCGGTCGATCTCTTCTTCCAGCACATCGCCTTTAAGGCAAAGCTCTACAAAATTCATATGAACCTCTCAGTTCGGTTTGATCCTTCGTCCGCGGACGGCAGGTTTCAAAGCAAGCCCGGTTTCAGGGCAGACCGAACCCAGGTGAAAGCCACGTCGGTCGAAGACTTCAAACTCGCCGTGAAGCGAATCCCATGAGTAGTATCGTTGCTCTACGGCATCAAAGTAATACTTACGGCCACCCTCTACATACGCGACTCTGAAACCGCTGACAATAGAAGGATCAGGCCTAGGTTTGCCGCCCATCCAAGGTTCCCTTAATCCTGAAAACTGGTCCCGGCGTTTTCGCCAAGGAGGGGCCGGACTATACCGTAGCTGGATTGGCATGGGCCGCAGGCTGGAGTGCGGATTCGTTTCAAGAAATCGCAAACTGCATATGAGGGAGCCTGGGATCTCCAGAACGAAAAAACCCGCCAGAAGGCGGGTTTTTCGGGGGTTCCAGAGATTTTGAAAGCCTTCTCTGGAACCTTGTATGGTGCCGGCACCAGGAGTCGAACCCGGGACCTACTGATTACAAGTCAGCTACCTTAGTGAGGATCGGTCTAGCG from Pseudomonas synxantha harbors:
- a CDS encoding colicin E3/pyocin S6 family cytotoxin; the protein is MPIQLRYSPAPPWRKRRDQFSGLREPWMGGKPRPDPSIVSGFRVAYVEGGRKYYFDAVEQRYYSWDSLHGEFEVFDRRGFHLGSVCPETGLALKPAVRGRRIKPN
- a CDS encoding ImmA/IrrE family metallo-endopeptidase, with protein sequence MASRVLAIRKLTPPYDLEQLASAYGELEYLELPFGVDGITIGIGAATKPRILINSSAPATRRKFTLAHEIGHVVIPWHTGTIVSHLENREVDAAYSQMETEANRFAAELLMPSDWLLEAYKAAPSVEHYFRSVLTQAGASKEATFNKILRPLPQPVICVQVDSTSRVLSTRRSQTAPYPPERNAEVSSETFQTDCRFESFEIDGQFYMSWTFIGRDIREVDKRPWREVFNQILHDTDTQGYLQNMNGILAAAYGKNKALDEAEICGAVIRAFTKYEMYDVVTAHPLFEQFVIKRVRELKLRG